The following coding sequences are from one Shewanella violacea DSS12 window:
- the ubiK gene encoding ubiquinone biosynthesis accessory factor UbiK, translating to MINPKKIEEVAKQLAESLPSGLKQFAGEFEDKSKQIMQNQLMKLDVVSHEEFEVQQHVLLKTREKLEALQAQVDALEKRLSEIESE from the coding sequence ATGATAAATCCAAAGAAAATTGAAGAAGTTGCCAAGCAATTAGCCGAAAGCCTACCGAGCGGCCTGAAACAATTCGCCGGTGAGTTTGAAGATAAAAGTAAGCAGATTATGCAAAACCAATTGATGAAATTGGATGTCGTGTCCCATGAAGAGTTCGAAGTACAGCAACATGTTTTACTTAAGACTCGGGAAAAGCTAGAAGCCCTACAGGCTCAAGTCGATGCGCTGGAGAAAAGACTCAGCGAGATTGAAAGCGAATAA
- a CDS encoding pyridoxal-phosphate-dependent aminotransferase family protein gives MLAAPSINAFNPPRRTLMGPGPSDVYPEALAAQARPTIGHLDPLFIAMMDELKALIQYAFQTKNEMTLAVSAPGSAGMETCFVNLVEAGEKVIVCRNGVFGDRMRQNVERVGAIAVMVDNEWGEAVSPADVEAALRDHPDAKFLAFVHAETSTGALSDAKTLCALAKQYNCLSIVDAVTSVGGVELRVDDWGIDAIYAGSQKCLSCVPGLSPVSFSPAAVEKIKSRTTPVQSWFLDQTLVMGYWSGSADNKAKRSYHHTAPVNALYALHESLRLLANEGLEASWQRHADMHQVLRQGLEGLGLKFVVEEACRLPQLNAVYIPQGVDDADVRKQLLENYNLEIGAGLGTLAGKTWRIGLMGFGARRENIALCLKALEEVLN, from the coding sequence ATGTTAGCAGCACCTAGTATCAATGCGTTTAATCCCCCACGTAGAACCTTGATGGGGCCTGGTCCCTCGGATGTCTACCCTGAAGCCTTAGCGGCTCAGGCACGCCCCACTATCGGTCATTTAGACCCTCTATTTATCGCCATGATGGACGAACTAAAGGCACTTATTCAGTATGCCTTCCAGACTAAAAATGAGATGACCTTAGCCGTGTCGGCGCCAGGTAGTGCAGGCATGGAAACCTGTTTCGTTAACTTGGTTGAGGCGGGGGAGAAGGTGATTGTTTGTCGCAACGGTGTATTTGGTGATCGAATGCGCCAAAATGTCGAGCGCGTCGGAGCCATAGCTGTGATGGTCGATAATGAATGGGGAGAGGCGGTCAGTCCTGCCGATGTAGAGGCGGCATTAAGGGATCATCCGGACGCTAAGTTTCTGGCCTTCGTTCATGCCGAGACTTCTACCGGTGCTCTGTCAGATGCTAAAACCTTGTGTGCCTTGGCGAAGCAGTATAATTGTTTATCCATAGTAGATGCCGTGACCTCAGTTGGCGGTGTCGAACTTAGGGTTGATGATTGGGGCATAGATGCCATCTATGCCGGCAGCCAAAAGTGTCTATCTTGTGTGCCAGGGCTGTCGCCTGTGTCGTTTTCTCCAGCTGCGGTTGAGAAGATTAAGAGTCGCACCACCCCAGTGCAGAGCTGGTTTTTGGATCAGACCTTGGTCATGGGCTATTGGAGTGGCAGCGCCGATAATAAGGCCAAGCGCAGTTATCATCATACCGCGCCTGTTAATGCGCTTTATGCCCTGCATGAGTCTTTGCGTTTGCTGGCTAATGAAGGTTTAGAGGCTTCTTGGCAACGTCACGCCGATATGCATCAGGTGCTCAGACAAGGTCTAGAGGGCTTAGGGCTTAAATTTGTGGTCGAAGAGGCTTGTCGCCTGCCTCAGCTAAACGCCGTCTATATTCCGCAAGGAGTCGATGATGCAGATGTGCGTAAGCAGCTGTTGGAAAATTATAACTTAGAGATAGGTGCAGGCCTAGGTACTCTGGCTGGTAAGACCTGGCGCATCGGCCTGATGGGATTCGGTGCTCGCCGGGAGAATATCGCGCTTTGTCTTAAAGCCTTGGAAGAGGTTTTGAACTAG
- a CDS encoding Lrp/AsnC family transcriptional regulator codes for MAELQLDKIDLDILRLLQSQGRLSNQELAERVGLSPSPCSRRVKALEESGFISGYATILSAEHFNLSLTAYVQVRLDKHAKDILESFEAKVSEYDEVQECCLLTGSDADYQLKVLVADMNQFKLFLLDKLTTHPHIAGVHSCFVLKQVKSQTSIPLPETS; via the coding sequence ATGGCAGAACTGCAACTCGACAAAATTGATCTAGATATCTTACGCTTACTACAGAGCCAAGGGCGACTCTCCAATCAGGAACTCGCCGAAAGGGTAGGTTTATCGCCCTCACCTTGTTCTCGCAGAGTGAAGGCTCTGGAAGAGTCAGGATTTATCTCAGGTTATGCCACCATACTCTCAGCCGAACATTTTAATCTATCACTCACGGCTTATGTACAGGTACGATTAGACAAACACGCGAAAGATATTCTGGAATCGTTTGAGGCTAAGGTAAGTGAATATGACGAGGTACAGGAGTGCTGCCTGCTTACAGGTAGCGATGCCGATTACCAACTGAAAGTATTAGTAGCAGACATGAACCAGTTCAAACTGTTTCTACTGGATAAACTCACCACACATCCTCATATAGCCGGTGTCCATTCCTGCTTCGTATTGAAGCAAGTGAAAAGCCAAACCAGCATTCCATTGCCAGAGACCAGCTAA
- a CDS encoding multidrug efflux RND transporter permease subunit, whose amino-acid sequence MRFTDIFIRRPVLAASISLLLLLLGLYSLNSMQVREYPEMTNTVVTVSTSYYGADANLIQGFITQPLEQALAQADNVDFMTSDSTLGTSKITVYMKLNTDPNGALADILAKVNSVRSQLPKEAEDSTVNMSTGSQTSVLYISFYSNQLNSSQITDYLDRVVKPELFTIDGIAKVNLYGGIKYALRIWLDPARMGAFNLSSSEVMQVLQANNYQSAVGQTNGVFTLFNGTADTQVGTVDELKKLVIGSKKGLVIRLGDIADVSLEKSHDIYRALADGQEAVVVALDVTPTANPLVVAADARALMPDIERNLPVSMKVRILFDSSLAIDESINEVIKTIGEASLIVILVITLFLGSLRAVIIPIVTIPLSLIGVAIIMQMFGFTLNLMTLLAMVLAIGLVVDDAIVVVENVDRHIKLGETPFRAAIIGTREIALPVISMTITLAAVYAPIALMGGITGSLFKEFALTLAGSVFISGIVALTLSPMMCSKILKPQTNPNRFERGVESFLGGMTKRYQRMLDAVMEKRPVIIGFAAIVFASLPVMFHFIPSELAPNEDKSVVMMMGTAPSTANLDYIQANMALVTDIIKSHPETAASLAFVGVPNSNQAFGLAPLVPWSERDKSQKEMQKILGDEVKQVPGMAVTTFQMPELPGASSGLPIQFVITTSNSFESLFQIGSGVLEKVKNSPLFVYSKIDLKFDSGTMKLHIKRDLAGTYGITMQDIGVTLTTMMSDGYVNRVNLDGRSYEVIPQVKRKDRANPESLNNYYVKAADGRSIPLSSLVEIEMISEPRSLPHFNQMNSLTVSGVATPGVAMGDVVSFLQNIGDTDLPKGYNYDFLGESRQYVTEGSALFATFGLALAIIFLVLASQFESLRDPLVILVSVPLAISGALIALGWTHVFGLSSMNIYTQVGLITLVGLITKHGILMCEVAKEEQLHNGLSKMDAIKLAATVRLRPILMTTAAMIAGLIPLLFAVGAGAVARFNIGLVIVSGLSIGTLFTLFVLPVIYTYLAEKHEPLPVFDEEPRLDTLKV is encoded by the coding sequence ATGCGCTTTACTGATATTTTTATTCGCAGGCCGGTACTCGCCGCCTCGATAAGTTTACTCCTGCTGCTATTAGGACTTTACTCCCTTAACAGCATGCAGGTTCGTGAATACCCAGAGATGACCAATACTGTGGTCACCGTCTCCACCAGCTACTATGGAGCCGATGCAAACCTGATCCAAGGCTTTATCACTCAGCCACTTGAGCAGGCTCTGGCTCAGGCCGACAACGTCGACTTTATGACCTCAGACAGTACCCTTGGTACCTCCAAGATCACTGTCTATATGAAGCTCAACACAGATCCCAATGGTGCCCTGGCTGATATTCTGGCTAAGGTTAACTCGGTGCGTTCTCAGCTGCCAAAAGAGGCCGAAGACTCCACCGTAAATATGTCCACAGGTTCACAAACTTCTGTCCTGTATATCTCCTTCTATAGCAATCAGCTCAACTCGAGCCAGATAACTGATTATCTGGACCGAGTGGTAAAACCTGAACTATTTACCATAGATGGGATTGCTAAAGTTAACCTATATGGTGGTATCAAGTACGCCCTGAGAATATGGTTAGACCCCGCGCGCATGGGGGCATTTAACCTCTCCTCATCTGAGGTGATGCAGGTTCTGCAGGCCAACAACTATCAATCAGCCGTGGGCCAGACCAATGGCGTATTTACCCTGTTCAATGGTACAGCCGATACTCAGGTTGGCACCGTCGATGAGCTGAAAAAACTGGTCATAGGCAGCAAAAAAGGTCTGGTTATTCGTCTCGGTGATATTGCCGATGTGAGCCTAGAGAAGAGTCACGACATCTACCGCGCTTTAGCCGATGGACAAGAAGCAGTCGTCGTCGCACTTGACGTTACTCCAACAGCTAACCCTTTAGTCGTCGCGGCCGATGCGCGCGCTCTGATGCCTGATATCGAGCGTAACCTGCCAGTTTCGATGAAGGTCCGCATTCTGTTTGACTCCTCTCTTGCCATCGATGAGTCAATCAACGAAGTGATCAAGACAATTGGTGAAGCCTCGCTGATCGTTATCTTGGTGATCACCCTATTCTTAGGCTCACTACGGGCTGTCATCATTCCTATCGTCACCATACCGCTGTCGTTAATTGGTGTGGCCATTATCATGCAAATGTTCGGCTTCACCCTGAACCTGATGACACTACTGGCCATGGTGCTGGCCATCGGCTTAGTGGTTGATGATGCTATTGTGGTGGTAGAGAATGTCGACAGGCATATCAAGCTAGGTGAAACCCCATTCAGGGCCGCCATCATTGGTACCCGAGAGATTGCACTCCCGGTGATATCCATGACTATCACCTTGGCAGCAGTATATGCGCCTATCGCACTGATGGGAGGCATAACCGGCTCCTTGTTTAAAGAGTTTGCCCTGACCTTAGCCGGCTCGGTATTCATCTCGGGGATCGTGGCACTGACATTGTCACCTATGATGTGCTCCAAGATCCTCAAGCCTCAAACCAACCCCAATCGTTTCGAGCGAGGTGTCGAGAGCTTCCTTGGAGGCATGACTAAGCGTTATCAGCGTATGCTTGATGCCGTGATGGAAAAGCGCCCCGTGATTATCGGCTTCGCGGCTATCGTTTTCGCCTCACTGCCGGTGATGTTTCACTTTATCCCCTCTGAACTTGCACCTAATGAAGATAAGAGTGTAGTCATGATGATGGGGACAGCCCCCTCGACGGCTAACCTGGATTACATACAGGCCAACATGGCCCTAGTGACAGACATCATTAAGAGCCACCCGGAAACCGCCGCATCTCTCGCCTTCGTCGGTGTGCCAAACTCAAACCAGGCCTTCGGTCTCGCTCCACTCGTCCCTTGGAGTGAACGAGATAAGTCTCAAAAAGAGATGCAGAAGATACTCGGTGACGAAGTTAAACAAGTTCCTGGAATGGCGGTCACCACCTTTCAGATGCCTGAGCTTCCTGGCGCATCCAGCGGTTTACCTATCCAGTTCGTTATCACCACCTCAAACTCATTCGAGAGCCTGTTCCAAATTGGCAGCGGTGTACTTGAGAAGGTGAAGAATAGTCCACTATTTGTTTACTCCAAGATCGACCTGAAATTCGACTCGGGTACCATGAAGCTGCATATCAAGCGGGACTTAGCCGGCACTTACGGCATCACAATGCAAGATATCGGCGTGACCCTGACCACCATGATGAGTGACGGTTATGTCAACCGCGTCAACTTAGATGGTCGCTCATACGAAGTCATCCCTCAGGTTAAGCGTAAGGACCGCGCCAATCCGGAATCACTCAATAATTACTATGTGAAGGCTGCCGATGGCCGTTCGATCCCACTATCAAGCTTAGTGGAAATTGAGATGATATCTGAGCCGAGATCTTTACCACACTTTAATCAGATGAATTCACTAACGGTGAGCGGTGTAGCAACACCTGGAGTGGCGATGGGAGATGTTGTCTCCTTCTTGCAAAATATTGGTGATACCGATCTGCCAAAAGGCTACAACTATGACTTCCTAGGTGAATCTCGCCAATATGTCACCGAAGGCTCAGCCCTGTTTGCCACCTTCGGCCTAGCACTGGCGATCATATTCCTAGTACTAGCGAGTCAATTCGAGAGTCTCCGGGATCCTTTGGTTATCTTGGTGTCTGTACCTCTGGCCATAAGCGGCGCACTCATTGCCCTAGGCTGGACGCATGTCTTCGGTCTATCGTCGATGAACATCTATACCCAAGTTGGTCTGATCACCTTAGTGGGCTTGATCACTAAACACGGTATCTTAATGTGTGAAGTTGCCAAGGAGGAACAACTCCATAACGGTCTGAGCAAGATGGATGCGATTAAGCTTGCGGCTACCGTACGCTTACGCCCGATTCTAATGACTACGGCGGCCATGATTGCCGGCCTTATTCCTCTGCTATTTGCGGTGGGTGCTGGTGCAGTGGCACGCTTCAACATAGGTTTGGTGATAGTGTCTGGGTTAAGCATAGGCACACTGTTCACCCTCTTCGTGTTACCGGTGATCTATACTTATTTAGCTGAGAAGCACGAACCTTTACCCGTTTTTGACGAAGAACCAAGGCTAGATACACTAAAAGTCTAG
- a CDS encoding sodium-dependent transporter, which produces MSSADTNHFSSRLGFIMAAAGSAVGVGNIWGFPTQAATHGGGAFLLVYLVLIVILGYPMLVAELMIGRHGQTNPADAMGKIGSGPVSRTIGKMIGFTSIVTATLICTFYTILSGWFVSFSLAPIADILGFSQASAWLMDFSLSRNLVSTGIFILMVIYVIRQGVQQGIELWSKRLMPLLLGILVLGVVYILTLPGAMTGLEILLVPDFSQIWNGDVLIGALGQTFFSLTIGTGAMMVYGAYLNKEENIGKLTAYVTLMDTSVAFLAALMIIPAMYVAQHNGVQIFAEDGSLLNSDTLVFTVLPALFDTLGGNLQYILAFVFFILMTIAGLTSAISIVEVPTSYLMEKKEMSRNKATYFIGALVMVLSLTVVMYFDQLFSFMITLTTERAQPLIALGIAIYLGWVWQRNDLLKEIQAQEDVDSNSLFWRIWPNYVKFVCPALITLIIIQLFNQ; this is translated from the coding sequence ATGAGTTCCGCAGACACAAATCATTTCAGCTCAAGACTAGGCTTCATTATGGCCGCCGCAGGATCCGCAGTCGGTGTCGGTAATATCTGGGGATTTCCAACACAAGCCGCAACACATGGCGGAGGCGCATTCCTCTTAGTCTACCTGGTGCTTATTGTCATCTTAGGTTATCCCATGCTTGTCGCCGAGTTGATGATTGGTCGTCATGGCCAGACTAACCCTGCCGATGCTATGGGAAAAATAGGCTCGGGCCCAGTAAGCCGAACCATAGGTAAAATGATCGGCTTCACCTCTATCGTTACCGCGACCCTGATCTGTACCTTCTACACCATATTATCCGGCTGGTTTGTCAGTTTTTCCCTAGCGCCGATAGCGGATATATTGGGATTCTCACAGGCCTCCGCCTGGCTGATGGATTTCTCACTATCACGAAACTTAGTGTCTACAGGCATCTTCATCTTGATGGTGATCTATGTGATACGTCAGGGAGTACAGCAAGGCATCGAGCTTTGGTCAAAACGATTAATGCCTCTACTGCTAGGCATCTTAGTCTTAGGTGTTGTCTATATCTTGACGCTACCCGGTGCTATGACAGGGCTTGAAATATTACTCGTTCCGGACTTCTCGCAGATCTGGAATGGTGATGTACTCATCGGAGCCCTAGGACAAACCTTCTTCTCGCTGACCATAGGTACAGGAGCCATGATGGTCTATGGCGCATACCTGAATAAAGAAGAGAACATAGGTAAACTTACCGCCTATGTCACCCTAATGGACACAAGTGTTGCCTTCCTTGCAGCCCTAATGATAATCCCAGCCATGTATGTGGCTCAGCATAACGGCGTACAGATCTTCGCCGAAGATGGCAGCCTACTAAATTCTGATACCTTAGTCTTCACCGTGTTACCTGCGCTATTCGATACCTTAGGTGGTAACTTACAATATATTTTAGCCTTCGTGTTCTTCATCTTGATGACTATCGCAGGCCTAACATCGGCTATCTCTATCGTCGAAGTCCCCACCAGCTACCTGATGGAGAAAAAAGAGATGAGTCGCAACAAGGCCACCTATTTCATAGGAGCCTTAGTCATGGTCTTATCATTGACTGTCGTCATGTATTTTGACCAGTTATTTAGCTTTATGATCACCCTAACCACAGAGAGAGCTCAGCCGCTCATAGCTCTGGGTATCGCCATCTATCTAGGCTGGGTATGGCAACGCAACGATCTATTGAAAGAGATCCAAGCTCAGGAAGACGTAGATAGTAATAGTCTGTTCTGGCGTATATGGCCTAACTATGTAAAGTTTGTCTGCCCAGCTTTGATCACACTGATCATTATCCAGTTATTCAATCAGTAA
- a CDS encoding phosphatase PAP2 family protein, with amino-acid sequence MIGWLILLIIPGILFVSDLSLFPWLALDSFAAETLFWITSTGTAPYGVATVLLVLLLGYQRLERSRFFSLFLAISLSMCATLGLNHYLKPYFSEARPNAVWLEQHYLLNTDSFYTLTKVERKEKMTTAVNRIEHANTELTLAPLIKQHWQHEVGFAFPSGHTLFAITLTIVASYYLLLAGNLWIPGMLFCWSIAIGFSRMLLGMHWSQDVLASTLIGGVIGLISLLVIHKTFPFIWSMSTKLVPQLIKKNQ; translated from the coding sequence ATGATTGGCTGGTTAATCCTGCTCATCATACCCGGTATACTGTTTGTCTCTGACCTATCTCTATTTCCTTGGCTAGCTCTCGACTCTTTTGCGGCCGAAACACTATTTTGGATAACGTCGACCGGAACGGCTCCCTATGGCGTCGCGACCGTGTTATTAGTGTTACTGCTTGGCTATCAGAGATTGGAGCGCTCAAGATTTTTTAGCCTCTTCCTCGCAATCTCGCTGAGTATGTGTGCCACACTCGGACTCAATCATTACCTTAAGCCTTACTTTAGCGAGGCTCGACCCAATGCGGTCTGGCTAGAACAGCATTACCTGCTTAATACCGATAGCTTTTACACTCTCACTAAAGTTGAGCGCAAAGAAAAGATGACCACGGCAGTCAATCGAATTGAACATGCCAATACTGAACTGACATTAGCTCCATTAATTAAGCAACATTGGCAACATGAGGTTGGCTTTGCCTTTCCATCGGGACACACATTATTTGCCATCACCTTGACCATCGTCGCCAGCTATTACCTCCTACTAGCAGGTAATCTATGGATACCCGGAATGCTCTTTTGCTGGAGTATTGCCATTGGATTCAGCCGAATGCTATTAGGAATGCATTGGAGTCAAGATGTGCTCGCCTCTACTCTCATCGGCGGAGTAATCGGACTTATCAGTCTATTGGTTATCCACAAGACCTTTCCTTTTATCTGGTCAATGTCGACTAAGCTAGTGCCACAGCTGATTAAAAAGAATCAGTAG
- a CDS encoding efflux RND transporter periplasmic adaptor subunit: protein MKKWTLIMLIIALLAFGSVIGFNLMVKGKIADAIANMPEPESPVTALTLTPVSWQPTIDAIGFVEPNQGLTIANELSGVVTEINFENGSEVKADQSLIVLDSSVEKANLKSKMVQLPAAEADYKRLVLLYKQRSISKQDLDNSQAKYLALKADIESLKATIDRRDINAPFGGLIGIRSVNLGEYLQTGTDIVRLEDISTMKIRFTIPQTQLPRISKGQTINVYVDAYPEHPFEGKISAIEPAVFYQSGLIQIQAKIPNIDAKLRSGMFARVAILLPEMTNQFVLPQSSINFTLYGNSIYVIHEVNEDGETLQRVKQINVEVLERNGNNALVSGDLKANDLIVTSGQIRLSNNSKVKVIEDKALTPPATMPQL from the coding sequence ATGAAAAAGTGGACCCTGATTATGCTCATAATCGCACTGCTGGCATTCGGTTCAGTGATAGGCTTTAACTTGATGGTTAAGGGCAAGATTGCCGATGCCATCGCCAATATGCCAGAACCAGAATCCCCCGTAACAGCCCTGACTCTAACTCCTGTTAGCTGGCAACCCACGATCGATGCCATTGGCTTCGTCGAGCCTAACCAAGGTCTAACCATAGCCAATGAGCTCTCTGGCGTAGTAACTGAAATTAACTTTGAAAATGGCAGTGAGGTTAAGGCTGACCAGAGCTTAATCGTTCTCGACTCTTCGGTAGAAAAAGCCAACCTTAAGAGTAAGATGGTTCAGCTTCCTGCCGCAGAAGCCGATTATAAACGTCTAGTACTCCTGTATAAGCAAAGATCGATATCTAAGCAAGATCTGGACAACAGCCAAGCTAAATATTTGGCCCTGAAGGCAGATATTGAAAGCCTGAAGGCCACCATAGATCGCAGAGATATTAATGCACCATTTGGCGGTCTCATAGGGATCCGCAGCGTGAACTTAGGTGAATACCTACAGACAGGCACAGATATCGTCCGTCTCGAAGATATCAGCACCATGAAGATCCGCTTCACCATACCTCAGACCCAATTGCCTCGCATCTCTAAGGGACAAACGATTAATGTCTATGTCGACGCCTATCCTGAGCATCCATTCGAAGGCAAGATATCGGCTATCGAGCCCGCTGTTTTCTATCAAAGCGGTTTGATCCAAATTCAGGCCAAGATACCTAACATAGACGCTAAGCTGCGCAGTGGCATGTTTGCCCGTGTCGCTATTTTGCTACCAGAAATGACCAACCAATTTGTCTTGCCCCAGAGCAGCATCAACTTCACCCTCTATGGTAATTCTATCTATGTCATCCATGAGGTGAATGAAGATGGAGAAACCTTGCAACGAGTCAAACAGATCAACGTCGAAGTGCTAGAGCGTAACGGCAATAATGCCTTGGTCAGTGGTGACTTGAAGGCTAACGATCTTATCGTGACTTCCGGACAGATTAGACTGAGTAATAACAGCAAAGTCAAAGTGATCGAGGATAAAGCTTTGACTCCTCCGGCCACGATGCCACAACTTTAA